A window of Rhododendron vialii isolate Sample 1 chromosome 13a, ASM3025357v1 contains these coding sequences:
- the LOC131312837 gene encoding uncharacterized protein At4g19900 isoform X2: protein MLRNLRARRRPRYGAHLCALIAALLLLLSVSILHSRLGSDRGGDSRNRHYHLISADDVVLDPLLGDADPDDARSLNNKSDDRIDELDEVVQVSNAEEILGGGVDSEEEEEVGGADQSYKVSNYYFDHINGVIRRGFDKRSIDQWEDYESFDANLVGIEDQSKVAIGSDDVAVDEGVRRKVVEVKGIEDLLLLKTGGRVSKLREGWGPWFDAKSDFLRRDRMFKSNLEVLNPLNNRLLQDPDGVGVTGLTRGDKLVQKGLLNEFKKVPFLAKKPLGIEDSDLKSEVLEKDVKATEVDSVQQGRSQMKRVERRTLDENASKISFNSGIGDGSEALSETANNLPLRSHRSKGIEQRTVESRIGKVFDSSTSDSVRSGGLKKVEANGGIRSELSGQVYANGKRWGYFPGLHPGLSFLNFMDGFFRKGKCSMRVFMVWNSPPWMFSVRQQRGLESLLFQHRNACVVVFSETVELNFFEGFVKDGYGGLYLDSDILVLRPLSSLNNTVGLEDLQAGSSLNGAVMSFGKHSPFIMECLTEFYSTYDDNRLQWNGAGLLTRAARNFLRNKNASDNRVELELQPSFIFFPVSRNNIIRYFSAPATESERTQQDELFQKMADKSFTFHFWNSLTSALVPEPESLVSKLLNRHCIRCSDVL from the exons ATGCTAAGGAACCTACGTGCACGGCGGCGACCCCGCTACGGCGCTCACCTGTGCGCCTTGATCGCCGCCCTCCTACTCCTCCTATCAGTGTCTATCCTCCATAGCCGCCTCGGATCCGACCGAGGAGGAGACTCACGTAATCGCCACTACCACCTAATATCCGCCGACGACGTCGTTCTCGATCCCTTACTCGGTGACGCCGATCCCGACGACGCACGTTCCCTCAATAATAAATCGGACGACCGCATTGACGAGCTCGACGAAGTCGTCCAGGTTTCCAATGCGGAAGAGATTCTCGGAGGGGGGGTAGATtcggaagaagaagaagaagtaggcGGAGCCGATCAGTCCTATAAGGTTTCTAATTACTACTTCGATCATATCAACGGCGTCATCCGACGCGGTTTCGATAAGCGCTCCATCGATCAGTGGGAGGATTACGAGAGCTTCGATGCGAATTTAGTAGGGATTGAGGATCAAAGCAAAGTTGCCATCGGTTCCGATGACGTGGCAGTGGACGAAGGGGTGAGGAGGAAGGTGGTTGAGGTGAAGGGGATTGAGGACTTGCTTTTGTTGAAGACTGGAGGTAGGGTTTCGAAATTGAGGGAAGGTTGGGGCCCTTGGTTTGATGCCAAGAGTGATTTCTTGAGGAGGGATAGGATGTTCAAGTCCAATTTGGAGGTTCTGAATCCACTGAATAATCGCCTTTTGCAAGACCCTGATGGGGTTGGGGTAACTGGGCTGACTAGGGGCGATAAGCTTGTTCAAAAGGGCTTGTTGAATGAATTCAAGAAAGTGCCATTTCTTGCCAAGAAACCACTAGGGATAGAAGATTCGGATTTGAAATCTGAGGTGCTAGAAAAGGATGTGAAGGCCACAGAAGTTGATAGTGTTCAGCAAGGAAGGAGCCAAATGAAGAGGGTAGAGAGACGGACCTTGGATGAAAATGCTAGCAAAATTTCCTTTAATAGTGGGATTGGTGATGGTAGTGAAGCTTTGAGTGAAACAGCTAATAATTTGCCATTGAGGAGTCATAGGAGTAAGGGAATTGAACAGAGAACTGTGGAAAGTCGTATTGGCAAGGTTTTTGATTCGTCTACTAGTGATTCGGTTCGATCAGGTGGCTTGAAAAAGGTGGAAGCTAATGGTGGGATTCGTTCTGAGTTGTCTGGTCAAGTATATGCTAATGGAAAGAGATGGGGCTACTTTCCCGGTTTGCATCCTGGGCTATCTTTTTTGAACTTTATGGATGGATTCTTTAGGAAAGGGAAGTGTTCTATGAGGGTTTTCATGGTATGGAACTCTCCACCATGGATGTTCAGCGTTAGGCAACAACGAGGTCTTGAAAGCCTTCTGTTTCAACACCGTAATGCTTGTGTAGTGGTGTTCTCTGAGACCGTTGAGCTTAACTTTTTCGAAGGATTTGTGAAAGATGG ATATGGTGGACTCTATCTTGATTCTGACATTTTGGTATTGAGACCACTGTCTTCACTTAATAACACTGTTGGCTTGGAGGATCTGCAAGCTGGAAGTTCCCTGAATGGTGCTGTGATGTCATTTGGAAAGCACAG TCCTTTCATAATGGAGTGCTTGACTGAGTTTTATTCTACATATGACGATAACCGCTTGCAGTGGAACGGCGCTGGACTTTTGACAAGAGCAGCCAGAAATTTCTTGAGAAACAAGAATGCTTCTGACAATAGGGTAGAGCTTGAATTGCAACCTTCTTTCATCTTCTTCCCTGTTAGCCGGAACAACATTATAAG
- the LOC131312837 gene encoding uncharacterized protein At4g19900 isoform X1: MLRNLRARRRPRYGAHLCALIAALLLLLSVSILHSRLGSDRGGDSRNRHYHLISADDVVLDPLLGDADPDDARSLNNKSDDRIDELDEVVQVSNAEEILGGGVDSEEEEEVGGADQSYKVSNYYFDHINGVIRRGFDKRSIDQWEDYESFDANLVGIEDQSKVAIGSDDVAVDEGVRRKVVEVKGIEDLLLLKTGGRVSKLREGWGPWFDAKSDFLRRDRMFKSNLEVLNPLNNRLLQDPDGVGVTGLTRGDKLVQKGLLNEFKKVPFLAKKPLGIEDSDLKSEVLEKDVKATEVDSVQQGRSQMKRVERRTLDENASKISFNSGIGDGSEALSETANNLPLRSHRSKGIEQRTVESRIGKVFDSSTSDSVRSGGLKKVEANGGIRSELSGQVYANGKRWGYFPGLHPGLSFLNFMDGFFRKGKCSMRVFMVWNSPPWMFSVRQQRGLESLLFQHRNACVVVFSETVELNFFEGFVKDGFKVAVVMPNLDELLKDTPTHIFASVWFEWRKINLYATHYSELVRLAALYKYGGLYLDSDILVLRPLSSLNNTVGLEDLQAGSSLNGAVMSFGKHSPFIMECLTEFYSTYDDNRLQWNGAGLLTRAARNFLRNKNASDNRVELELQPSFIFFPVSRNNIIRYFSAPATESERTQQDELFQKMADKSFTFHFWNSLTSALVPEPESLVSKLLNRHCIRCSDVL; encoded by the exons ATGCTAAGGAACCTACGTGCACGGCGGCGACCCCGCTACGGCGCTCACCTGTGCGCCTTGATCGCCGCCCTCCTACTCCTCCTATCAGTGTCTATCCTCCATAGCCGCCTCGGATCCGACCGAGGAGGAGACTCACGTAATCGCCACTACCACCTAATATCCGCCGACGACGTCGTTCTCGATCCCTTACTCGGTGACGCCGATCCCGACGACGCACGTTCCCTCAATAATAAATCGGACGACCGCATTGACGAGCTCGACGAAGTCGTCCAGGTTTCCAATGCGGAAGAGATTCTCGGAGGGGGGGTAGATtcggaagaagaagaagaagtaggcGGAGCCGATCAGTCCTATAAGGTTTCTAATTACTACTTCGATCATATCAACGGCGTCATCCGACGCGGTTTCGATAAGCGCTCCATCGATCAGTGGGAGGATTACGAGAGCTTCGATGCGAATTTAGTAGGGATTGAGGATCAAAGCAAAGTTGCCATCGGTTCCGATGACGTGGCAGTGGACGAAGGGGTGAGGAGGAAGGTGGTTGAGGTGAAGGGGATTGAGGACTTGCTTTTGTTGAAGACTGGAGGTAGGGTTTCGAAATTGAGGGAAGGTTGGGGCCCTTGGTTTGATGCCAAGAGTGATTTCTTGAGGAGGGATAGGATGTTCAAGTCCAATTTGGAGGTTCTGAATCCACTGAATAATCGCCTTTTGCAAGACCCTGATGGGGTTGGGGTAACTGGGCTGACTAGGGGCGATAAGCTTGTTCAAAAGGGCTTGTTGAATGAATTCAAGAAAGTGCCATTTCTTGCCAAGAAACCACTAGGGATAGAAGATTCGGATTTGAAATCTGAGGTGCTAGAAAAGGATGTGAAGGCCACAGAAGTTGATAGTGTTCAGCAAGGAAGGAGCCAAATGAAGAGGGTAGAGAGACGGACCTTGGATGAAAATGCTAGCAAAATTTCCTTTAATAGTGGGATTGGTGATGGTAGTGAAGCTTTGAGTGAAACAGCTAATAATTTGCCATTGAGGAGTCATAGGAGTAAGGGAATTGAACAGAGAACTGTGGAAAGTCGTATTGGCAAGGTTTTTGATTCGTCTACTAGTGATTCGGTTCGATCAGGTGGCTTGAAAAAGGTGGAAGCTAATGGTGGGATTCGTTCTGAGTTGTCTGGTCAAGTATATGCTAATGGAAAGAGATGGGGCTACTTTCCCGGTTTGCATCCTGGGCTATCTTTTTTGAACTTTATGGATGGATTCTTTAGGAAAGGGAAGTGTTCTATGAGGGTTTTCATGGTATGGAACTCTCCACCATGGATGTTCAGCGTTAGGCAACAACGAGGTCTTGAAAGCCTTCTGTTTCAACACCGTAATGCTTGTGTAGTGGTGTTCTCTGAGACCGTTGAGCTTAACTTTTTCGAAGGATTTGTGAAAGATGG TTTCAAAGTAGCTGTTGTCATGCCAAATCTTGATGAGCTCTTGAAGGATACGCCCACCCATATATTTGCTTCAGTCTGGTTTGAATGGAGAAAGATAAACTTGTATGCTACTCACTACAGCGAACTTGTACGGCTTGCTGCTCTCTACAA ATATGGTGGACTCTATCTTGATTCTGACATTTTGGTATTGAGACCACTGTCTTCACTTAATAACACTGTTGGCTTGGAGGATCTGCAAGCTGGAAGTTCCCTGAATGGTGCTGTGATGTCATTTGGAAAGCACAG TCCTTTCATAATGGAGTGCTTGACTGAGTTTTATTCTACATATGACGATAACCGCTTGCAGTGGAACGGCGCTGGACTTTTGACAAGAGCAGCCAGAAATTTCTTGAGAAACAAGAATGCTTCTGACAATAGGGTAGAGCTTGAATTGCAACCTTCTTTCATCTTCTTCCCTGTTAGCCGGAACAACATTATAAG
- the LOC131312837 gene encoding uncharacterized protein At4g19900 isoform X3, translated as MLRNLRARRRPRYGAHLCALIAALLLLLSVSILHSRLGSDRGGDSRNRHYHLISADDVVLDPLLGDADPDDARSLNNKSDDRIDELDEVVQVSNAEEILGGGVDSEEEEEVGGADQSYKVSNYYFDHINGVIRRGFDKRSIDQWEDYESFDANLVGIEDQSKVAIGSDDVAVDEGVRRKVVEVKGIEDLLLLKTGGRVSKLREGWGPWFDAKSDFLRRDRMFKSNLEVLNPLNNRLLQDPDGVGVTGLTRGDKLVQKGLLNEFKKVPFLAKKPLGIEDSDLKSEVLEKDVKATEVDSVQQGRSQMKRVERRTLDENASKISFNSGIGDGSEALSETANNLPLRSHRSKGIEQRTVESRIGKVFDSSTSDSVRSGGLKKVEANGGIRSELSGQVYANGKRWGYFPGLHPGLSFLNFMDGFFRKGKCSMRVFMVWNSPPWMFSVRQQRGLESLLFQHRNACVVVFSETVELNFFEGFVKDGFKVAVVMPNLDELLKDTPTHIFASVWFEWRKINLYATHYSELVRLAALYKYGGLYLDSDILVLRPLSSLNNTVGLEDLQAGSSLNGAVMSFGKHRYFSAPATESERTQQDELFQKMADKSFTFHFWNSLTSALVPEPESLVSKLLNRHCIRCSDVL; from the exons ATGCTAAGGAACCTACGTGCACGGCGGCGACCCCGCTACGGCGCTCACCTGTGCGCCTTGATCGCCGCCCTCCTACTCCTCCTATCAGTGTCTATCCTCCATAGCCGCCTCGGATCCGACCGAGGAGGAGACTCACGTAATCGCCACTACCACCTAATATCCGCCGACGACGTCGTTCTCGATCCCTTACTCGGTGACGCCGATCCCGACGACGCACGTTCCCTCAATAATAAATCGGACGACCGCATTGACGAGCTCGACGAAGTCGTCCAGGTTTCCAATGCGGAAGAGATTCTCGGAGGGGGGGTAGATtcggaagaagaagaagaagtaggcGGAGCCGATCAGTCCTATAAGGTTTCTAATTACTACTTCGATCATATCAACGGCGTCATCCGACGCGGTTTCGATAAGCGCTCCATCGATCAGTGGGAGGATTACGAGAGCTTCGATGCGAATTTAGTAGGGATTGAGGATCAAAGCAAAGTTGCCATCGGTTCCGATGACGTGGCAGTGGACGAAGGGGTGAGGAGGAAGGTGGTTGAGGTGAAGGGGATTGAGGACTTGCTTTTGTTGAAGACTGGAGGTAGGGTTTCGAAATTGAGGGAAGGTTGGGGCCCTTGGTTTGATGCCAAGAGTGATTTCTTGAGGAGGGATAGGATGTTCAAGTCCAATTTGGAGGTTCTGAATCCACTGAATAATCGCCTTTTGCAAGACCCTGATGGGGTTGGGGTAACTGGGCTGACTAGGGGCGATAAGCTTGTTCAAAAGGGCTTGTTGAATGAATTCAAGAAAGTGCCATTTCTTGCCAAGAAACCACTAGGGATAGAAGATTCGGATTTGAAATCTGAGGTGCTAGAAAAGGATGTGAAGGCCACAGAAGTTGATAGTGTTCAGCAAGGAAGGAGCCAAATGAAGAGGGTAGAGAGACGGACCTTGGATGAAAATGCTAGCAAAATTTCCTTTAATAGTGGGATTGGTGATGGTAGTGAAGCTTTGAGTGAAACAGCTAATAATTTGCCATTGAGGAGTCATAGGAGTAAGGGAATTGAACAGAGAACTGTGGAAAGTCGTATTGGCAAGGTTTTTGATTCGTCTACTAGTGATTCGGTTCGATCAGGTGGCTTGAAAAAGGTGGAAGCTAATGGTGGGATTCGTTCTGAGTTGTCTGGTCAAGTATATGCTAATGGAAAGAGATGGGGCTACTTTCCCGGTTTGCATCCTGGGCTATCTTTTTTGAACTTTATGGATGGATTCTTTAGGAAAGGGAAGTGTTCTATGAGGGTTTTCATGGTATGGAACTCTCCACCATGGATGTTCAGCGTTAGGCAACAACGAGGTCTTGAAAGCCTTCTGTTTCAACACCGTAATGCTTGTGTAGTGGTGTTCTCTGAGACCGTTGAGCTTAACTTTTTCGAAGGATTTGTGAAAGATGG TTTCAAAGTAGCTGTTGTCATGCCAAATCTTGATGAGCTCTTGAAGGATACGCCCACCCATATATTTGCTTCAGTCTGGTTTGAATGGAGAAAGATAAACTTGTATGCTACTCACTACAGCGAACTTGTACGGCTTGCTGCTCTCTACAA ATATGGTGGACTCTATCTTGATTCTGACATTTTGGTATTGAGACCACTGTCTTCACTTAATAACACTGTTGGCTTGGAGGATCTGCAAGCTGGAAGTTCCCTGAATGGTGCTGTGATGTCATTTGGAAAGCACAG